A window of the Butyricimonas faecalis genome harbors these coding sequences:
- a CDS encoding zinc-dependent metalloprotease: MNRVLYIVILLCFSATCTYAADGAWGKKKKKKAATEKTVSNDSLSKSASESEYDKFMKEATVKEGMFNVIKKKDKIYLEIPKKLMSRDFLISSRVSSTSRTWQIDPGTINRTPLLITFSCDENKVYMHFPHLHYVCKPSSEMYEAHKRHSNPPIWKSFKIEVMSKDSSSCVIDATSLFLSSIAEFSPFPDLPAEVRMLVPFGGTFQSDRSRIEDFKAFEDNIIVKSMMTYTTDKEGPLTTIEARNIVILPETPMVPRYADERVGFFEEIRFLFDEHHDRLQTYGIINRWNLQPKDMDKYLAGELVEPVKPIVWYVDPAIPEKWRKYVKLGIADWNIAFEAIGFKNAIVVKDYPTDDPNFDPDDIHYNCYRFVASARENSMGPSWIDPRSGEILCGDVISWYGVVTLLNKWRMIQTGAVDPSVRCPVMTDENMGEAMRYVAAHEIGHTLGLMHNFGASAAFPVEKLRDPEFTQKYGTTPSIMDYARFNYVAQPGDMEKGVKLTPPLIGVYDKFAIKYGYQVLPNVKDPEDEKATLRSWVKEQIGNKMCFYGKQVFQFNFDPRSMAEDLGDDVVKANTYGLKNLKYVTANFTDWMAVNDEGYAAVESTYKEIINQFFRFMNHAMVSVGGMYINPKYYGDPEPLYEYVPKAKQIAALKFVLKSLNEFQDWIINDKITAIIGPTAKHYVAQTQFFNELLTREVLGRLQINEVDGKNVFTLDEYLGIIFDEMFSKKTGSLQLANMAFQNSFVESLSKFIEKGEFSHGGSRSLREAHNETTCSCHAYCESHRSFDAVNPLSEIVLSPQIDKSNKRPVVMKYLRKTYQMAKNRMNVGNDKTREHYRLLVLKLNYLFD, from the coding sequence ATGAATAGAGTATTGTATATTGTTATTTTACTGTGTTTTAGTGCTACTTGTACGTATGCTGCTGATGGTGCATGGGGGAAGAAGAAAAAGAAAAAAGCGGCAACCGAGAAAACGGTATCAAACGATTCCCTTTCCAAGTCGGCTTCCGAAAGTGAATACGACAAATTCATGAAAGAGGCTACGGTGAAAGAAGGAATGTTTAACGTGATCAAGAAAAAGGATAAAATTTATTTGGAGATTCCGAAAAAATTGATGAGCCGCGATTTCTTGATCAGTTCTCGTGTTTCTTCCACTAGTCGTACGTGGCAAATCGATCCGGGAACCATTAATAGGACACCGTTGTTGATTACTTTCTCATGTGATGAGAATAAAGTGTACATGCATTTCCCTCATTTGCACTACGTGTGCAAGCCCTCTTCGGAGATGTACGAAGCCCATAAAAGACATAGTAATCCTCCTATTTGGAAGTCGTTTAAGATCGAGGTGATGTCGAAAGATTCATCCAGTTGCGTGATTGATGCTACCTCGTTATTTTTATCATCGATAGCCGAATTTTCTCCTTTTCCCGATCTTCCGGCAGAAGTGAGAATGCTTGTTCCTTTTGGCGGGACCTTTCAGAGTGATCGTTCTCGGATCGAGGACTTCAAGGCATTCGAGGATAATATCATCGTGAAAAGCATGATGACCTATACAACAGACAAAGAGGGGCCCTTGACCACGATAGAAGCGCGCAATATTGTGATTTTGCCAGAAACTCCCATGGTGCCCAGGTATGCAGATGAAAGGGTCGGTTTCTTTGAAGAGATCCGCTTCTTGTTTGACGAGCATCACGATCGGCTGCAGACGTATGGAATAATTAATCGTTGGAACCTGCAACCGAAGGATATGGATAAGTATTTGGCCGGGGAATTGGTGGAGCCGGTAAAACCGATTGTATGGTATGTCGATCCGGCTATCCCGGAAAAATGGAGGAAGTATGTGAAGTTGGGAATCGCCGATTGGAATATTGCTTTTGAAGCGATTGGTTTTAAAAATGCGATTGTTGTGAAAGATTATCCCACGGACGATCCGAATTTTGATCCGGACGACATTCATTACAATTGTTACCGCTTTGTGGCTTCTGCCCGGGAAAATTCAATGGGTCCGTCGTGGATTGATCCCCGTTCGGGAGAGATATTGTGCGGTGATGTAATTTCATGGTATGGCGTGGTTACTTTGCTGAACAAATGGAGAATGATTCAAACCGGTGCGGTCGATCCTTCCGTTCGTTGTCCCGTGATGACAGATGAAAATATGGGAGAGGCCATGCGCTACGTGGCAGCTCATGAGATCGGTCATACTTTGGGATTAATGCATAATTTTGGGGCATCAGCCGCGTTTCCGGTAGAAAAGTTGAGAGATCCCGAATTTACTCAAAAATACGGGACAACACCGTCAATCATGGATTATGCCAGATTTAACTACGTGGCTCAACCCGGAGATATGGAGAAAGGGGTTAAATTGACGCCCCCGCTTATTGGTGTGTATGACAAATTTGCCATTAAGTATGGCTATCAAGTTCTTCCTAACGTGAAAGATCCTGAAGACGAGAAAGCCACCTTGAGAAGTTGGGTGAAAGAACAGATCGGGAACAAAATGTGTTTCTACGGGAAGCAGGTTTTTCAATTTAACTTCGACCCTCGTTCCATGGCAGAAGATTTGGGTGATGACGTGGTTAAAGCAAATACTTACGGTCTGAAAAATTTAAAATACGTGACGGCCAATTTCACGGATTGGATGGCTGTAAACGATGAAGGTTACGCGGCTGTTGAAAGCACGTACAAGGAAATCATCAACCAATTCTTTCGTTTTATGAATCATGCCATGGTAAGTGTTGGGGGTATGTACATCAATCCAAAATATTATGGTGACCCGGAACCTCTTTACGAGTATGTTCCCAAGGCAAAACAAATTGCCGCGTTGAAGTTCGTGCTGAAAAGTTTGAATGAATTTCAGGATTGGATTATAAATGATAAAATCACTGCTATAATCGGGCCGACGGCAAAACATTATGTGGCACAAACTCAATTCTTTAATGAATTATTGACTCGTGAAGTATTGGGGCGTCTGCAAATCAACGAAGTGGATGGGAAAAATGTATTTACATTGGATGAGTACCTGGGAATTATTTTTGATGAGATGTTTTCTAAAAAAACGGGTTCATTGCAATTGGCAAATATGGCTTTCCAAAACTCGTTTGTGGAAAGTCTCTCCAAATTTATAGAGAAAGGAGAATTTTCACATGGGGGAAGTCGCTCGTTAAGAGAAGCTCATAACGAAACGACTTGCAGTTGTCACGCCTATTGTGAATCTCATCGTAGCTTTGATGCTGTTAATCCGTTGAGTGAAATTGTGTTGTCCCCGCAAATTGATAAGAGTAATAAACGTCCCGTTGTGATGAAATATTTACGAAAAACTTATCAAATGGCTAAAAATCGAATGAATGTGGGAAATGATAAGACGAGAGAACACTATCGATTACTTGTATTAAAATTGAACTATTTATTTGATTAG
- a CDS encoding RNA polymerase sigma factor, which yields MMKEQEKMIARLYCKLRRELHTYAARYCPDEAEDIVHQAFLNGYNKIVEERNEAEQRSYLYSTVKNLCLNFIRNSRPVYMDALPDLMTEFIVVDTHDYMYELIHRLPSRERRILELSIQGYDTKEIAKQTGMEYNTVRHYKKEAYTKIREALKNEI from the coding sequence ATGATGAAAGAACAAGAAAAAATGATTGCCCGCCTGTATTGTAAGTTGAGACGGGAATTACATACTTATGCTGCTCGTTATTGTCCTGACGAGGCAGAAGACATCGTGCATCAGGCTTTCTTGAATGGGTACAATAAGATCGTGGAAGAACGAAATGAAGCGGAACAACGTTCTTACCTTTATTCCACGGTGAAGAATTTGTGTTTGAATTTTATTCGTAACTCCCGTCCCGTGTACATGGATGCTCTTCCGGATCTGATGACAGAATTTATTGTCGTGGACACCCATGATTACATGTACGAATTGATTCATCGTTTGCCCTCTCGTGAACGTAGGATCCTAGAGTTATCTATACAAGGCTACGACACGAAAGAGATTGCCAAGCAAACGGGAATGGAGTACAACACCGTGCGACACTATAAAAAAGAGGCGTACACGAAAATCCGGGAAGCATTGAAGAATGAAATATGA
- a CDS encoding glycosyltransferase family 9 protein: MSVKKVLVIRFRRIGDAVLSVVICSSLRKSFPEAEIHYVLNGHIAPLFENHPDIDKIIAFSDEENNHFFKYLRKVRQLMKTEQYDVIIDTRATIKTLWFSALSLKTKYRIGTSKFYNHFFHNYRVRNQEHNDLNEVERNLLLLQPLEREGKLLMTSDFRLYVTEQETTEFRKYMEQKGIDLSRFIVVCTPFTRVVGKAWDMAKMKEIFSRIIQRYDAQLIFNYSREEKAAALTLYEEMGRNEHIFIDVEADSLRKLVSMLETADFFFGNEGGPRHIAQACHLPSLAIYPPWVELPKWLSSNDLCYQGVTPFDMFPDQVIEGRTEKEMFDLLTVEYVWERLQPMMDKVFIDCAFVSNKK; the protein is encoded by the coding sequence ATGAGTGTAAAAAAAGTATTGGTGATTCGCTTCAGGAGAATAGGAGATGCCGTGCTATCCGTCGTGATTTGTAGCTCTCTTCGAAAGAGTTTTCCCGAAGCGGAAATTCATTACGTGTTAAATGGCCACATCGCTCCTTTATTTGAAAATCATCCGGATATAGATAAAATTATTGCCTTTTCTGATGAGGAAAATAATCATTTTTTCAAGTACCTGCGGAAAGTCCGTCAGTTGATGAAAACGGAGCAATATGACGTGATCATTGATACCCGTGCCACGATAAAAACATTATGGTTTAGTGCGCTTTCTTTAAAAACGAAATATCGCATCGGAACTTCGAAGTTTTATAACCATTTTTTTCATAATTACCGGGTGCGCAATCAAGAGCATAATGATTTGAACGAGGTCGAGAGAAATCTATTATTGCTGCAGCCTTTGGAGCGGGAAGGAAAATTGCTAATGACCTCTGATTTCCGATTGTATGTGACAGAACAGGAAACGACAGAATTCAGGAAGTACATGGAGCAAAAGGGAATCGATCTTTCCCGTTTCATCGTGGTGTGTACACCCTTTACCCGTGTTGTAGGGAAGGCTTGGGATATGGCGAAAATGAAGGAGATATTTTCTCGCATCATTCAGCGTTATGATGCCCAGTTGATTTTTAATTATTCCCGGGAAGAAAAAGCCGCGGCTTTGACTCTGTACGAGGAAATGGGAAGGAACGAGCATATTTTTATTGATGTGGAAGCTGATTCGTTACGGAAATTGGTATCTATGCTGGAAACAGCCGATTTCTTTTTTGGAAATGAAGGAGGCCCCCGGCATATTGCCCAAGCATGTCACTTACCGAGTTTGGCTATTTATCCGCCTTGGGTTGAACTACCTAAGTGGTTGTCTTCTAACGATTTGTGTTATCAGGGTGTTACCCCTTTTGACATGTTCCCCGACCAGGTTATCGAGGGGAGAACGGAAAAAGAGATGTTCGATCTACTTACCGTGGAATACGTGTGGGAACGCCTGCAACCGATGATGGATAAGGTGTTTATTGATTGTGCTTTTGTTTCCAATAAAAAATAA
- a CDS encoding DUF4254 domain-containing protein has protein sequence MLFAELCYQIFEESTSCYHQKDCVDAEMVNPYEYKSIEYYLFLKNWIDAIQWHLEDMIRELDIEPVKALEIKRRIDQLNQRRTDLVELLDGYFWNKYKDVKTLSSATVNTESPAWAIDRLSILCLKIYHMSQETQRGEVTQVHVKACEDKLSVLLEQKRDLIRAIDQLLDDIETGHKYMKVYKQMKMYNDPELNPVLYRKGQEL, from the coding sequence ATGTTATTTGCAGAGTTGTGCTATCAAATTTTTGAGGAGAGTACGTCGTGCTATCACCAGAAAGATTGTGTTGATGCAGAGATGGTTAATCCATACGAGTATAAATCAATAGAGTATTATTTGTTTCTTAAAAACTGGATAGATGCTATCCAGTGGCATTTGGAAGATATGATTCGCGAGCTGGATATAGAACCCGTGAAAGCCTTGGAGATCAAACGACGTATTGATCAATTGAATCAGCGTCGGACAGATTTAGTCGAGTTGCTGGACGGATATTTCTGGAATAAGTATAAGGACGTGAAAACGTTATCTTCTGCCACCGTGAACACGGAAAGTCCGGCATGGGCGATAGACCGCTTGTCTATCTTGTGCCTGAAAATTTATCACATGTCACAGGAAACACAACGCGGTGAGGTTACACAAGTGCATGTAAAAGCGTGTGAGGATAAATTAAGCGTGTTGCTAGAACAGAAACGGGATTTAATACGTGCGATCGATCAACTTTTGGATGATATTGAAACAGGACATAAATATATGAAGGTCTACAAGCAGATGAAGATGTATAACGATCCGGAGTTGAACCCTGTGCTATATAGAAAGGGGCAAGAATTATGA
- a CDS encoding pyridoxal phosphate-dependent aminotransferase, whose amino-acid sequence MGKKIAYLDRNEYNYGPAPEIEKVLRNFDPDKLCFYTRIYDEGKKSILSDYIAELYDIPEKQVILGYGGEDILKQVVHYFLSGGQKQKTLLIPKFSWWYYKSIADEVNGRTIFYPLFEDGNTFKYDIPSIRETVEREKPEIVLIASPNNPTGNSLTKEELHEILSFIPRETAIVIDEAYASFSNKDTSYIKPLIEEFPNLLIIRTLSKFYGLPGLRLGFAFIGKGLSSFLNYSTKYLGYNRLSEEIGIAVLKAKDYYQHVADLMAEDRETYMREIGALEGFKVYHSDANFILVKYPISLKPQLQEAFKAKDLIIKFMNEEDINTHMRITLGTQKQNRLVIDTIKEVVSTQS is encoded by the coding sequence ATGGGAAAGAAAATTGCATACCTTGACCGCAATGAATACAACTACGGTCCCGCCCCAGAGATTGAAAAAGTTTTAAGAAACTTTGATCCGGACAAATTATGTTTTTACACCAGAATCTACGATGAAGGCAAAAAAAGTATTCTATCCGATTACATTGCCGAATTATACGATATTCCAGAGAAACAAGTCATTTTAGGATATGGAGGGGAAGACATATTAAAACAGGTTGTTCACTATTTCCTATCCGGCGGGCAGAAACAAAAAACGCTATTAATCCCTAAATTTTCATGGTGGTACTACAAATCCATCGCGGACGAGGTGAACGGAAGAACCATCTTCTACCCACTATTCGAGGACGGGAACACGTTCAAATACGATATTCCGAGCATCCGGGAAACGGTGGAACGGGAAAAACCGGAAATCGTGTTAATCGCCTCCCCGAACAATCCGACCGGAAACTCCTTGACGAAAGAAGAGTTACACGAAATTCTCTCTTTTATACCCCGGGAAACAGCGATTGTCATTGACGAGGCTTACGCATCTTTTAGCAACAAAGACACGTCATATATAAAACCGCTTATCGAAGAATTTCCGAATTTATTGATCATCCGAACCCTCTCCAAGTTTTACGGGCTTCCCGGATTACGTCTCGGTTTTGCTTTTATCGGGAAAGGATTGTCCTCATTCTTGAATTACAGCACGAAATATTTAGGCTACAACCGGCTTTCCGAAGAAATCGGCATCGCCGTGTTGAAAGCGAAGGATTATTACCAGCACGTGGCTGATTTGATGGCCGAGGATCGGGAAACCTATATGCGGGAAATCGGAGCTTTAGAAGGATTCAAAGTGTATCACTCGGATGCAAATTTTATTCTAGTCAAATACCCGATTTCATTAAAACCTCAACTACAAGAAGCATTTAAAGCGAAAGATTTAATTATCAAATTCATGAATGAGGAAGACATTAACACGCATATGCGGATCACATTGGGTACTCAAAAACAAAACCGTTTGGTTATAGATACCATCAAAGAAGTCGTGTCAACCCAATCCTAA
- a CDS encoding phosphocholine cytidylyltransferase family protein codes for MKAIILAAGIASRLRPLTNDRPKCLLKIGDRSLLERTIDALLENNIREIIIVTGYLHDMLETFVQTRYPSLNVKFIHNELYSSTNNIYSLWLALPEVLQEKEIILLDSDILFDPLIIKILLDASHDNCLALDSHKLGEEEIKVIVNERNQITEISKTCSIEKAIGESIGIEKMSHAYLLALHEELEQMIKHEKLDNVFYELAFERLIARGQYFYPVDTSAYFSMELDTPEDFHDAMNRIPKHLQA; via the coding sequence ATGAAAGCGATAATCCTTGCCGCAGGCATTGCCTCCCGGTTACGACCGCTCACAAACGATCGACCGAAATGCTTGCTAAAAATAGGCGATCGTTCTTTGCTAGAAAGAACGATCGATGCCTTATTGGAAAATAATATTCGTGAAATTATTATTGTCACCGGGTATCTGCATGACATGTTGGAAACCTTCGTGCAAACCCGTTATCCCTCTTTAAACGTAAAGTTCATCCATAATGAACTTTACTCCTCCACCAATAACATATACTCCTTGTGGCTAGCATTACCCGAAGTGTTGCAGGAAAAAGAGATCATCCTACTCGATAGCGACATTCTGTTTGATCCGTTGATTATAAAAATATTACTGGACGCCTCTCATGACAACTGCCTGGCATTGGACAGCCATAAACTCGGGGAAGAAGAGATCAAGGTCATCGTGAACGAGAGAAATCAGATCACGGAAATCAGTAAAACCTGTTCCATTGAAAAGGCTATCGGCGAATCCATCGGCATTGAAAAAATGTCCCATGCCTATCTCCTTGCCCTACACGAAGAATTGGAACAGATGATCAAGCACGAAAAATTGGACAATGTTTTTTATGAATTAGCCTTCGAACGTTTAATTGCACGGGGGCAATACTTTTATCCGGTAGACACGAGTGCCTATTTCTCCATGGAGCTTGACACCCCCGAAGATTTTCACGATGCCATGAATCGAATACCCAAACATCTACAAGCATGA
- a CDS encoding CDP-glycerol glycerophosphotransferase family protein, which yields MKIVLFCEQKYAINILQPLEIEAHKEGGHSVIWYVHAKNIPDFPLKNEVKWTNSIQDIYNFSPDAIFVPCNIVPYYLPGVKIQIFHGYAAEKKDHWVIRRYFDTYFTQGPFFTKGFKALAQKYKDFEVVETGWPRQDWIYENLHTFDSEKNDLLRKHKKNKLVLYAPTFSPSLTSLPFIKEGLEKLAREKDVLLILKFHPLTRSEWMEEYRQLAEEYENMLWVEDHNITKYQLMADVMISDTSSTVYEFLLLDKPVITYRTIAKDIYWQDIQNAEDLPDAFDLVLQDAVLAAKRKWIIDNYDPYLDGKVCHRMLDAVRDYISRHGVPQKRKLNLWRKYTSIKKFGKVKRR from the coding sequence ATGAAAATTGTACTATTCTGCGAGCAAAAATATGCGATAAATATATTGCAGCCCCTCGAAATCGAAGCCCATAAAGAAGGGGGACATTCCGTGATTTGGTATGTTCACGCTAAAAATATCCCGGACTTCCCCTTAAAAAATGAGGTGAAATGGACCAATAGCATACAAGATATTTACAACTTTTCCCCGGATGCCATATTCGTTCCCTGCAATATTGTTCCCTACTATCTGCCGGGAGTGAAAATACAAATTTTCCACGGTTACGCTGCCGAGAAAAAGGATCATTGGGTCATCCGCCGCTATTTTGACACCTATTTCACCCAAGGGCCTTTCTTCACGAAAGGCTTTAAGGCTCTCGCTCAAAAATACAAGGATTTTGAAGTCGTTGAAACAGGATGGCCTCGTCAGGACTGGATTTACGAAAATCTACACACCTTTGATTCCGAAAAAAACGACTTGCTCCGAAAACACAAAAAAAATAAATTAGTTTTATATGCTCCCACCTTTTCTCCGTCACTAACTTCCCTGCCGTTCATAAAAGAGGGATTGGAAAAATTAGCGCGGGAAAAAGATGTTCTGCTCATCTTGAAATTCCACCCGTTAACCCGAAGTGAGTGGATGGAAGAATACAGGCAACTAGCCGAGGAGTATGAAAACATGCTATGGGTAGAAGATCACAACATCACGAAGTACCAGCTCATGGCCGATGTCATGATTAGCGATACCTCATCGACCGTGTATGAATTTTTGTTACTCGACAAACCGGTCATCACGTACCGAACCATTGCAAAAGATATCTACTGGCAGGATATTCAGAACGCGGAAGATCTTCCCGATGCTTTCGATCTCGTACTTCAAGATGCCGTACTCGCCGCCAAGCGCAAATGGATCATCGACAACTACGATCCTTACCTGGACGGGAAAGTCTGCCATCGTATGCTCGATGCTGTCAGAGATTATATATCCCGCCACGGTGTACCCCAGAAACGGAAATTAAATCTTTGGCGCAAATACACCAGCATCAAGAAATTCGGTAAAGTCAAAAGAAGATAA